In the Gossypium raimondii isolate GPD5lz chromosome 9, ASM2569854v1, whole genome shotgun sequence genome, one interval contains:
- the LOC105800187 gene encoding beta-1,6-galactosyltransferase GALT31A isoform X2, with translation MGLSRPQKPPSGIPTRWVSLFCIVSFFLGVLVVNRFWDPVEVEEEASSAQKHRRNEVHPMVICDKDVSVRTGNILSRVSQTRDVINTLDKTISSLERQLAAARAAKADTEEGSPVVTKSGTKDLNESRRVFFVMGIITALRNRKRRNSIRETWMPQGEELKRLEKEKGIIIRFVIGHRWCFGSCYQCGRRATQGLFAPVVAKWDADFYLKVDDDVHVNLGVVSSTLARHRHEPHVYIGCMKSGPVVAQKGIKYREPEYWKFGEGNKYFRHATGQIYAISKDLATYIFVNRHILHRYANEDVSLGSWFIGLDVEHIDDRSLCCGTTPADCEWKAKSGNHCGASFDWSCSGICKSSVRMKEVHQRCGEGDQAIWDTSF, from the exons ATGGGTTTGAGTAGACCTCAAAAGCCTCCCAGTGGAATTCCCACTAGATGGGTTTCTCTCTTTTGCATTGTCAGTTTCTTCTTGGGTGTACTTGTTGTCAacag ATTTTGGGATCCAGTTGAAGTGGAAGAGGAGGCTTCTTCCGCACAGAAACATCGGAGAAACGAAGTTCATCCCATGGTTATTTGTGATAAG GATGTTTCTGTTCGGACAGGGAACATTCTTTCTCGAGTTTCACAAACCCGGGATGTAATTAA TACATTAGACAAAACAATCTCCTCATTGGAGAGGCAGCTAGCTGCAGCTCGAGCTGCCAAAGCAGATACCGAGGAAGGATCTCCGGTGGTTACAAAATCAGGAACCAAGGACTTGAATGAAAGCCGGAGAGTATTCTTTGTTATGGGAATTATTACGGCGTTAAGGAATAGAAAACGAAGGAATTCAATCCGGGAGACTTGGATGCCTCAAG GGGAGGAATTAAAGAGGTTGGAGAAAGAGAAGGGAATTATAATTCGATTCGTCATAGGACACAG GTGGTGCTTTGGATCGTGCTATCAATGTGGAAGAAGGGCAACACAAGGACTTTTTGCACCTG TGGTTGCAAAGTGGGATGCCGATTTCTATCTTAAAGTCGACGATGATGTACATGTAAATCTAG GTGTGGTAAGTTCTACACTGGCCCGTCACAGACACGAACCCCATGTTTATATTGGTTGCATGAAGTCTGGACCTGTTGTGGCACAGAA AGGCATCAAATACCGCGAGCCAGAATATTGGAAATTTGGTGAGGGAAACAAGTATTTCCGGCATGCAACTGGACAAATATATGCAATCTCCAAAGACTTGGCCACCTATATCTTTGTCAATCG GCACATACTTCATAGGTATGCGAATGAAGATGTCTCCTTAGGATCCTGGTTTATCGGTCTCGATGTTGAGCACATAGATGATAGAAGTCTATGCTGTGGTACCACTCCCGCTG ATTGCGAGTGGAAAGCTAAATCAGGGAATCACTGCGGTGCATCATTCGATTGGAGCTGCAGTGGCATTTGCAAGTCATCAGTGAGAATGAAGGAGGTGCACCAGCGTTGTGGGGAAGGCGACCAAGCCATTTGGGATACTAGTTTCTGA
- the LOC105800187 gene encoding beta-1,6-galactosyltransferase GALT31A isoform X3 — MVICDKDVSVRTGNILSRVSQTRDVINTLDKTISSLERQLAAARAAKADTEEGSPVVTKSGTKDLNESRRVFFVMGIITALRNRKRRNSIRETWMPQGEELKRLEKEKGIIIRFVIGHSSTPGGALDRAINVEEGQHKDFLHLNHIEGYHELSKKTQVYFSAVVAKWDADFYLKVDDDVHVNLGVVSSTLARHRHEPHVYIGCMKSGPVVAQKGIKYREPEYWKFGEGNKYFRHATGQIYAISKDLATYIFVNRHILHRYANEDVSLGSWFIGLDVEHIDDRSLCCGTTPADCEWKAKSGNHCGASFDWSCSGICKSSVRMKEVHQRCGEGDQAIWDTSF; from the exons ATGGTTATTTGTGATAAG GATGTTTCTGTTCGGACAGGGAACATTCTTTCTCGAGTTTCACAAACCCGGGATGTAATTAA TACATTAGACAAAACAATCTCCTCATTGGAGAGGCAGCTAGCTGCAGCTCGAGCTGCCAAAGCAGATACCGAGGAAGGATCTCCGGTGGTTACAAAATCAGGAACCAAGGACTTGAATGAAAGCCGGAGAGTATTCTTTGTTATGGGAATTATTACGGCGTTAAGGAATAGAAAACGAAGGAATTCAATCCGGGAGACTTGGATGCCTCAAG GGGAGGAATTAAAGAGGTTGGAGAAAGAGAAGGGAATTATAATTCGATTCGTCATAGGACACAG TTCAACCCCAGGTGGTGCTTTGGATCGTGCTATCAATGTGGAAGAAGGGCAACACAAGGACTTTTTGCACCTG AATCATATTGAAGGTTACCATGAACTATCAAAGAAAACTCAAGTGTACTTTTCTGCAGTGGTTGCAAAGTGGGATGCCGATTTCTATCTTAAAGTCGACGATGATGTACATGTAAATCTAG GTGTGGTAAGTTCTACACTGGCCCGTCACAGACACGAACCCCATGTTTATATTGGTTGCATGAAGTCTGGACCTGTTGTGGCACAGAA AGGCATCAAATACCGCGAGCCAGAATATTGGAAATTTGGTGAGGGAAACAAGTATTTCCGGCATGCAACTGGACAAATATATGCAATCTCCAAAGACTTGGCCACCTATATCTTTGTCAATCG GCACATACTTCATAGGTATGCGAATGAAGATGTCTCCTTAGGATCCTGGTTTATCGGTCTCGATGTTGAGCACATAGATGATAGAAGTCTATGCTGTGGTACCACTCCCGCTG ATTGCGAGTGGAAAGCTAAATCAGGGAATCACTGCGGTGCATCATTCGATTGGAGCTGCAGTGGCATTTGCAAGTCATCAGTGAGAATGAAGGAGGTGCACCAGCGTTGTGGGGAAGGCGACCAAGCCATTTGGGATACTAGTTTCTGA
- the LOC105797740 gene encoding brassinosteroid-responsive RING protein 1 yields the protein MTKKGGKKPFSCIPMSIIKTYIPAMFFLNLVNYVKSLFKYAFTRLGLFKQPPPEEDDHTGDSYVLLTDSRIGSIVLVPVQVVTAMIMTNLPIIVYGDFVKRFGDEVMKKDRVCSVCLEAMEKRDEMRELCKCSHVFHKECIDRWVKEGRLTCPLCRSALYPGPMDFGRPDPRNSFLDCDHYTKTGF from the coding sequence ATGACAAAGAAAGGGGGGAAGAAACCTTTCTCTTGCATTCCCATGAGCATTATCAAAACCTACATCCCTGCTATGTTCTTTTTAAACCTTGTAAACTACGTAAAGTCCTTATTCAAATACGCATTTACTCGTCTGGGTCTTTTCAAACAACCTCCGCCAGAAGAAGATGATCATACCGGCGACAGTTATGTCCTTTTGACCGACAGTCGAATCGGGTCAATAGTCCTGGTCCCTGTCCAGGTTGTTACAGCGATGATCATGACCAACCTGCCGATTATTGTGTACGGTGATTTCGTCAAAAGGTTTGGAGATGAAGTGATGAAGAAGGATAGGGTATGCAGTGTGTGCTTGGAAGCAATGGAGAAAAGGGATGAGATGAGAGAGCTTTGCAAGTGTAGCCATGTGTTCCACAAGGAATGTATAGATAGATGGGTAAAGGAGGGGAGGCTCACTTGTCCCTTGTGTCGCTCTGCTTTGTATCCTGGTCCTATGGATTTCGGTCGGCCAGACCCCCGCAACAGTTTCTTGGACTGTgaccactacaccaaaacaggcttttag
- the LOC105800187 gene encoding beta-1,6-galactosyltransferase GALT31A isoform X1: MGLSRPQKPPSGIPTRWVSLFCIVSFFLGVLVVNRFWDPVEVEEEASSAQKHRRNEVHPMVICDKDVSVRTGNILSRVSQTRDVINTLDKTISSLERQLAAARAAKADTEEGSPVVTKSGTKDLNESRRVFFVMGIITALRNRKRRNSIRETWMPQGEELKRLEKEKGIIIRFVIGHSSTPGGALDRAINVEEGQHKDFLHLNHIEGYHELSKKTQVYFSAVVAKWDADFYLKVDDDVHVNLGVVSSTLARHRHEPHVYIGCMKSGPVVAQKGIKYREPEYWKFGEGNKYFRHATGQIYAISKDLATYIFVNRHILHRYANEDVSLGSWFIGLDVEHIDDRSLCCGTTPADCEWKAKSGNHCGASFDWSCSGICKSSVRMKEVHQRCGEGDQAIWDTSF, translated from the exons ATGGGTTTGAGTAGACCTCAAAAGCCTCCCAGTGGAATTCCCACTAGATGGGTTTCTCTCTTTTGCATTGTCAGTTTCTTCTTGGGTGTACTTGTTGTCAacag ATTTTGGGATCCAGTTGAAGTGGAAGAGGAGGCTTCTTCCGCACAGAAACATCGGAGAAACGAAGTTCATCCCATGGTTATTTGTGATAAG GATGTTTCTGTTCGGACAGGGAACATTCTTTCTCGAGTTTCACAAACCCGGGATGTAATTAA TACATTAGACAAAACAATCTCCTCATTGGAGAGGCAGCTAGCTGCAGCTCGAGCTGCCAAAGCAGATACCGAGGAAGGATCTCCGGTGGTTACAAAATCAGGAACCAAGGACTTGAATGAAAGCCGGAGAGTATTCTTTGTTATGGGAATTATTACGGCGTTAAGGAATAGAAAACGAAGGAATTCAATCCGGGAGACTTGGATGCCTCAAG GGGAGGAATTAAAGAGGTTGGAGAAAGAGAAGGGAATTATAATTCGATTCGTCATAGGACACAG TTCAACCCCAGGTGGTGCTTTGGATCGTGCTATCAATGTGGAAGAAGGGCAACACAAGGACTTTTTGCACCTG AATCATATTGAAGGTTACCATGAACTATCAAAGAAAACTCAAGTGTACTTTTCTGCAGTGGTTGCAAAGTGGGATGCCGATTTCTATCTTAAAGTCGACGATGATGTACATGTAAATCTAG GTGTGGTAAGTTCTACACTGGCCCGTCACAGACACGAACCCCATGTTTATATTGGTTGCATGAAGTCTGGACCTGTTGTGGCACAGAA AGGCATCAAATACCGCGAGCCAGAATATTGGAAATTTGGTGAGGGAAACAAGTATTTCCGGCATGCAACTGGACAAATATATGCAATCTCCAAAGACTTGGCCACCTATATCTTTGTCAATCG GCACATACTTCATAGGTATGCGAATGAAGATGTCTCCTTAGGATCCTGGTTTATCGGTCTCGATGTTGAGCACATAGATGATAGAAGTCTATGCTGTGGTACCACTCCCGCTG ATTGCGAGTGGAAAGCTAAATCAGGGAATCACTGCGGTGCATCATTCGATTGGAGCTGCAGTGGCATTTGCAAGTCATCAGTGAGAATGAAGGAGGTGCACCAGCGTTGTGGGGAAGGCGACCAAGCCATTTGGGATACTAGTTTCTGA
- the LOC105800187 gene encoding beta-1,6-galactosyltransferase GALT31A isoform X4, which translates to MSCRRILCTLDKTISSLERQLAAARAAKADTEEGSPVVTKSGTKDLNESRRVFFVMGIITALRNRKRRNSIRETWMPQGEELKRLEKEKGIIIRFVIGHSSTPGGALDRAINVEEGQHKDFLHLNHIEGYHELSKKTQVYFSAVVAKWDADFYLKVDDDVHVNLGVVSSTLARHRHEPHVYIGCMKSGPVVAQKGIKYREPEYWKFGEGNKYFRHATGQIYAISKDLATYIFVNRHILHRYANEDVSLGSWFIGLDVEHIDDRSLCCGTTPADCEWKAKSGNHCGASFDWSCSGICKSSVRMKEVHQRCGEGDQAIWDTSF; encoded by the exons ATGTCTTGCCGGAGAATTCTTTG TACATTAGACAAAACAATCTCCTCATTGGAGAGGCAGCTAGCTGCAGCTCGAGCTGCCAAAGCAGATACCGAGGAAGGATCTCCGGTGGTTACAAAATCAGGAACCAAGGACTTGAATGAAAGCCGGAGAGTATTCTTTGTTATGGGAATTATTACGGCGTTAAGGAATAGAAAACGAAGGAATTCAATCCGGGAGACTTGGATGCCTCAAG GGGAGGAATTAAAGAGGTTGGAGAAAGAGAAGGGAATTATAATTCGATTCGTCATAGGACACAG TTCAACCCCAGGTGGTGCTTTGGATCGTGCTATCAATGTGGAAGAAGGGCAACACAAGGACTTTTTGCACCTG AATCATATTGAAGGTTACCATGAACTATCAAAGAAAACTCAAGTGTACTTTTCTGCAGTGGTTGCAAAGTGGGATGCCGATTTCTATCTTAAAGTCGACGATGATGTACATGTAAATCTAG GTGTGGTAAGTTCTACACTGGCCCGTCACAGACACGAACCCCATGTTTATATTGGTTGCATGAAGTCTGGACCTGTTGTGGCACAGAA AGGCATCAAATACCGCGAGCCAGAATATTGGAAATTTGGTGAGGGAAACAAGTATTTCCGGCATGCAACTGGACAAATATATGCAATCTCCAAAGACTTGGCCACCTATATCTTTGTCAATCG GCACATACTTCATAGGTATGCGAATGAAGATGTCTCCTTAGGATCCTGGTTTATCGGTCTCGATGTTGAGCACATAGATGATAGAAGTCTATGCTGTGGTACCACTCCCGCTG ATTGCGAGTGGAAAGCTAAATCAGGGAATCACTGCGGTGCATCATTCGATTGGAGCTGCAGTGGCATTTGCAAGTCATCAGTGAGAATGAAGGAGGTGCACCAGCGTTGTGGGGAAGGCGACCAAGCCATTTGGGATACTAGTTTCTGA